In one Saimiri boliviensis isolate mSaiBol1 chromosome 19, mSaiBol1.pri, whole genome shotgun sequence genomic region, the following are encoded:
- the CD5L gene encoding CD5 antigen-like, whose translation MALLFSLILTICIRPGFLASPSRVRLVGGPHRCEGRVEVEQKGQWGTVCADGWDKNEVAVLCRELGCGDANGTPSGYLYEPPAEKTQEVLIQEIRCTGTEDTLAQCEQEAAYDCSHDEDAGASCENSESSFSPVPENVRLADGPGHCKGRIEVKHQDQWYSVCQAGWNLRATKVVCRQLGCGRAVLTQKRCHKPAQGQRPIWLSQMSCSGREATLQDCPSGPWGSNSCNHDEDTWVECEDAFALRLVGGDKLCSGRLEVLHRGVWGSVCDDGWGAKEDQVVCKQLGCGQSLSPSFKDRKSHGPGVGRIWLDDVRCSGEEQTLEQCQHRFWGYHDCTHQEDVAVICSEEYPGVLHA comes from the exons ATGGCTCTGCTATTCTCCTTGATTCTCA cCATTTGCATCAGACCTGGATTCCTAG CGTCTCCGTCTAGAGTGCGGCTGGTGGGGGGCCCCCACCGCTGTGAAGGGCGGGTGGAGGTGGAACAGAAAGGCCAGTGGGGCACCGTGTGTGCTGACGGCTGGGACAAAAACGAGGTGGCTGTGTTGTGCCGGGAGCTGGGCTGTGGCGATGCCAACGGAACCCCCAGCGGTTATTTATATGAGCCACCAGCAGAAAAAACCCAAGAGGTCCTCATCCAAGAGATCAGATGCACAGGAACAGAAGATACATTGGCTCAATGTGAGCAAGAAGCAGCTTATGATTGTTCACATGATGAGGATGCTGGGGCCTCGTGTGAGA acTCAGAAAGCTCTTTCTCCCCAGTCCCAGAGAATGTCAGGCTGGCTGATGGCCCTGGGCACTGCAAGGGACGCATAGAAGTGAAGCACCAGGACCAGTGGTATAGTGTATGCCAGGCAGGCTGGAACCTCCGGGCCACAAAGGTGGTGTGCCGGCAGCTGGGATGTGGGAGGGCTGTACTGACGCAGAAACGCTGCCACAAGCCTGCCCAGGGCCAAAGACCCATCTGGCTGAGCCAGATGTCATGCTCAGGACGAGAAGCAACCCTTCAGGATTGCCCTTCTGGGCCTTGGGGGAGTAACAGCTGCAACCATGATGAAGACACATGGGTGGAATGTGAAG ATGCCTTTGCCTTGAGACTAGTAGGAGGAGACAAGTTATGCTCTGGGCGACTGGAGGTGCTGCACAGGGGCGTATGGGGCTCTGTCTGTGACGATGGTTGGGGAGCAAAGGAGGACCAGGTGGTATGCAAGCAACTGGGCTGTGGGcagtccctctctccctccttcaaaGACCGGAAAAGCCATGGCCCTGGGGTTGGCCGCATCTGGCTGGATGATGTTCGTTGCTCAGGAGAGGAGCAGACCCTGGAGCAGTGCCAGCACAGATTCTGGGGGTATCATGACTGCACCCACCAGGAAGATGTGGCTGTCATCTGCTCAG aAGAGTATCCTGGCGTTCTCCATGCTTGA